A genomic region of Pyrus communis chromosome 14, drPyrComm1.1, whole genome shotgun sequence contains the following coding sequences:
- the LOC137715319 gene encoding phosphatidylinositol/phosphatidylcholine transfer protein SFH13-like, translated as MSMSGLEGFGALEEIRERRTDFEISEEERRRSRICNLKKKAINASSKFTHSLKKRGKRKIDYRVPSVSIQDVRDAKEESVVQEFHQRLLDMDLLPARHDDYHTLLRFLKARDLNIEKTLQLWEEMLKWRKEFGTDTILEDFEFEELDEVVQYYPQGYHGVDKDGRPVYIERLGKAHPSRLMQITCIERYLKYHVQEFERALQEKFPACSIAAKRQICSTTTILDVQGLGMKNFTRTAANLLSAMTKIDTNFYPETLHRMYIVNAGPGFKKMLWPAAQKFLDVKTIAKIQVLDPKSLSKLLEVIDSSQLPDFLGGSCTCSAEGGCLRSNKGPWNDIEIMKLLHAAEATFVRQISSVPGEQEKFDSYIQLHPLKGRTSDTSVVESGSDIDDPCSSLGRRSSAFPPLDAVDEEASDPSAFYSCDDLPPVEKARTSDQGVQCHQDQNVSHEATLNSEGSSVRFDAAEDKIEKTDFTRVARKLISFLIRVIPFSHILQFEFWRRQNTIYPSNLVESNTNGHLPAPEVVSQEDYVRPCLQRLQQLEKVCEELNNKPAAIPLEKERMLMDSMDRIKSVEYDLEQTKGVLHAAVVKQLEIARLLENLQESKFHRKRPFC; from the exons ATGTCGATGTCAG GCCTTGAAGGGTTTGGAGCTCTTGAGGAAATCCGAGAGAGAAGGACCGATTTTGAGATTTCTGAAGAGGAGAGAAGACGGTCAAGAATTTGTAATCTCAAGAAGAAGGCGATAAATGCTTCCAGTAAGTTTACCCATTCTcttaaaaaaagaggaaaaaggaaaatcGATTACCGGGTTCCATCAGTTTCCATACAAGATGTACGGGATGCGAAAGAGGAGAGTGTTGTGCAAGAGTTTCATCAAAGGCTCCTTGACATGGACTTGTTGCCAGCAAGGCACGATGACTACCATACTTTGTTGAG ATTTTTGAAAGCTAGAGACCTTAACATTGAAAAAACACTCCAGTTGTGGGAAGAAATGCTTAAATGGAGAAAAGAATTTGGAACAGACACCATTTTGGAG GATTTTGAATTTGAAGAGCTTGATGAAGTAGTGCAATATTACCCTCAAGGATACCATGGGGTTGATAAAGATGGCAGACCCGTTTACATTGAGAGACTGGGAAAAGCTCATCCAAGTAGGCTAATGCAAATCACCTGTATAGAGCGATACTTAAAGTACCATGTCCAAGAATTTGAGAGAGCTCTGCAGGAGAAATTCCCTGCTTGTTCAATTGCAGCAAAGAGACAGATATGTTCAACAACTACTATACTGGATGTACAAGGCTTG GGCATGAAAAATTTCACTAGGACTGCTGCAAATCTTTTGTCTGCCATGACAAAGATAGACACCAATTTCTACCCTGAG ACTCTACACCGAATGTACATTGTCAATGCTGGTCCTGGCTTTAAGAAGATGCTTTGGCCTGCTGCACAGAAGTTTCTTGATGTAAAGACTATTGCAAAGATACAG GTTTTGGATCCCAAATCCTTGTCTAAACTACTGGAAGTCATTGATTCAAG TCAGTTGCCAGACTTCCTGGGCGGATCATGTACATGTTCAGCTGAAGGGGGTTGCCTTAGGTCTAATAAAGGTCCATGGAATGACATCGAGATAATGAAG CTTCTGCATGCTGCTGAAGCAACATTTGTGAGGCAAATTTCTAGTGTGCCTGGTGAACAGGAGAAATTTGATTCATATATTCAATTACACCCACTGAAG GGTAGAACAAGCGATACATCAGTTGTAGAATCAGGGTCAGATATTGACGATCCTTGTTCTTCACTTGGACGAAGGAGTTCTGCATTTCCTCCTTTGGACGCAGTTGATGAAGAA GCATCAGATCCAAGTGCATTCTACAGCTGTGATGATCTTCCCCCGGTTGAGAAAGCCAGAACAAGCGATCAAGGAGTTCAATGTCATCAGGATCAGAATGTTTCTCATGAAGCAACATTAAATTCAGAAG GTAGTTCAGTTAGGTTTGACGCAGCTGAGGACAAAATTGAGAAGACTGACTTCACTCGTGTGGCAAGAAAGCTGATATCTTTCCTGATCAGAGTAATACCATTTTCTCATATTCTACAATTTGAATTTTGGAGAAGGCAGAACACCATTTACCCATCGAATTTGGTAGAAAGCAACACGAATGGTCATTTACCAGCCCCTGAAGTTGTGAGTCAAGAAGACTATGTCCGCCCGTGTTTACAGCGTCTTCAGCAACTAGAAAAAGTATGTGAGGAGCTTAACAACAAGCCTGCTGCAATTCCTTTAGAAAAGGAGCGAATGCTGATGGACTCGATGGACAGGATTAAGTCTGTTGAATATGATCTCGAGCAAACAAAAGGA GTGCTTCATGCTGCAGTTGTAAAGCAACTAGAGATTGCTAGGTTGTTGGAAAATCTACAGGAATCTAAATTTCAT CGAAAGAGACCGTTTTGTTGA
- the LOC137716581 gene encoding GPI-anchored protein LLG1-like has translation MVFNQSFCFCFSIVFLFLLLGLPASSSSPTFISDGVFVSQASVGRHLLQAKKGCPVNFEFLNYTTITSQCKGPQYPAKQCCDAFKELACPYADVLNDLTNECASIMFSYINLYGKYPPGLFANECHDGKEGLECPALPPSTEVAKDVNGAHTTRYPSPLLMLTAGILVLLFRLL, from the exons ATGGTGTTTAATCAgagcttctgcttctgcttttcCATTGttttcctcttcctccttctGGGTCTTcctgcttcttcttcctctccaacTTTCATTTCAG ATGGTGTCTTTGTCTCTCAGGCTTCTGTCGGCCGGCACTTGCTGCAGGCCAAGAAAG GTTGTCCAGTGAACTTTGAGTTTTTGAACTATACTACTATCACAAGCCAATGCAAAGGACCCCAATACCCTGCTAAACAGTGTTGTGATGCATTCAAGGAATTGGCTTGCCCTTATGCAGATGTGCTTAATGACTTGACAAACGAATGCGCTTCAATTATGTTCAGCTACATTAACCTCTACGGAAAGTACCCACCTGGGCTTTTCGCCAATGAGTGCCATGACGGAAAGGAAGGTCTGGAATGCCCTGCCTTACCACCATCTACGGAGGTGGCCAAGGATGTAAATGGGGCTCATACCACACGCTACCCATCTCCATTGCTAATGCTAACCGCCGGCATCCTAGTGTTGTTGTTCCGGTTACTATGA